A region of the Dehalococcoidales bacterium genome:
GTATAGAAGTCGCTCCAAACGCCGGAACCAACTTCCATGGCCGCACGCCTGGCTTCTATGTCGCGCTTCAGTTGTTCGGCCTGGGCCTGTTGGGCTTCTAGTTCACCCAGCAGCCTCTTCTGCTCGCTGACTGCACTACGCAATTCCTGGGCGGCGTTAGTCGCGCTTGCTGCGTGCTGGCGAAGACGGGCCACTTCCTCCGCCGCCGCCCTTTGCACCAAGCCGATCTGCGCGGCAATCGCCTGCAGGCTCGGGAATTCATCTTCCATGCCCATGATCATCATGTCAACGAAACTCTTGCCCTGCGAACGCCAGTCCTTTTCGTATGTGTTCAGAAGTTCAAGAATCTCTTCCTGCTTATCTCCGGTCATCAGAGCCATGGCTTCGTTGAACACATTATAATCGGACATCAGGCGGTCGTACTTGGCCTGAATTACATCGAGTTCCTCTTGGTTCCATGTCTCCAGGCGGGCCATTTCATCGGTGTGGGCCTGCTCGGCGGCGTTCCAGCGTTCAAGAAGGGCCTGCTGTTGCTGGCGAATCGAGGCGGCGAAAGCCTCCTGTTCCGCCGTCAGGTTGCCCTCGAAATAGACATCCCGGCCATCGGCCAAGTCGTTCAGGTAGTTCTGATAATCCGAGAGGGAATCCTGAAATTGTCGCTGCCGCTGTATCCGCTCTTCTTCAGCCTGGTCGCGGATTTGCTGGATTTCTTCTTCGAGTTCCTTGCGCTGTGCCTCAATCTCTTTCTTGGCTTGATCGCGGTGCTCTTCAAAGGCAATTCGAGCAAGCTCTTCGTCAATCTCCGCAAGACGAGGCCGATATGTGGTGTGCAGCCGTTCCTCTTCCAGTAACGCCCGGCGGCGTTCTCGGTCGGCAGCCCTACGCTGGGCGTCTTCTTCATTTATGGCATCGTCAAGCGCGTCTATCTCTGCCCGTTTAGCTTCAATAAGTGCATCCAGGTCGCGCCTGTATTCGCGTTCCTTGTCTTCATTGGCCCTGCGAAGTGCTGTGATCTCCTTCGAGATGGCCCTGTCAAGTTCGCGCAGGCCCTCTTCGTGGGCTTCCCGGGCCGCATCCAGGCGTCTATTGGCGGCTTCTACTTCCTGCTCGTAAAGAGCCTCTTGGCCCTGTTTCTCTACCTCTAATTGCTCGGCATATCGCTTGCGGATCGCGGACATCAGAGCAGCCCCGAAACGATTAGCCATCTCCAGGCGTATTTCATGCTGTTGACGTTCATACTCTTCCGCAACAGCGGTAAGCTCTTGGATTCTGGCATCAAGGAGGGAGATTTCTCCGCGAACCTGTTTTATTGTATCGCTAGTCTGACTGAGTTCCCCCTCCAGGGCAGCAACGGAACTCTTCCCTCTATCAAGCTGACTTATCAGAATACCGATACCGACAGCTACCGCCGCAACCACACCAAGGAGATTGCCGAGCATCGCCATCGTCAATCCGCCCGCAACTTTGACGGCTCCAAAGGCGATGACCAATTTGCCCAATGCGCCTGTAAGTAGAATGACTGCGCCACTTACGGCGAAGTATGCACCTGCTACAGCCGCAAGCGTAACCAAGACAATCGAAATGGCTGGGGGAAGACCGCTGAATGCCTGGATAACCGATTGGATGATCCCGTGAAGGTTGGTCAAGGCCGGGACCAAGACCGAAGCCACATCCAGACTCAAGCCAAACATGGCCTTTCGGGTGGCGATCCCCGCCTTCTCAGCGTCGCGGAAACGCTGTACTTGGTCGGGAGTCAAGACCAGGCCGAATGCTTCTGCCTGAGCCATGTACGCTTCGACCAAATCCTGGTTTGCCTTGATGAAGGGCAGAATCTCCATCGCTCCGCGTCCAGCCATGCCGCCCATCAAACTGACGGCGGCGGCTGTGCCCTCTGCCGTATCGCCAAGGTCTCCCAAGATGCCCATCGTCTCAAGCCAGAGTTCGCCTATCGGACGGAGCGTACCGTCCTGCTGTCTAAGTTCAATGCCGAGCCGTTCAAATTGCTCTGCGGCCTGCCCCGTACCCCGCTGTGCCTGGTTGATCGTCCGCGAGAAATAGCGGAAGGACATCTCCAACTTCTGAAGATTGGCGTGTTCCATCTCGGCGGCATAGCCGAGCTTCGCCAATTCGTCAACCGCTACGCCTGTACGCTTTGAAGTAGCGTCCAACTGCGAAGCATATTGAATGGCTGATTTCGTCATCAGCCCCAAAGCACCAGAAATGGCCGCCCCCATGACGGCCATTTGCTTCCCAAGAGAGGTTAGGGTTGTACTGATCTGCTTGAGGTCCTTTTCGGCTTGTTTCCATTCTGTGGTGTCGGCTTTACCCCGAATAAGAATCTCAAGCAGGTGGCGAAAGTTCATAGATTATCTCCTAACGCCGCCGCCACCTCTTGCCGCGCTTTCTCTCCATCGCATCGCGAAGATAGTTCTCATATCTGCTGCCGAGACGCATGATCTCTGCATCGAAAGCAAGGGCTTTCAGGGGCGGTAGGTCGGGCATCCAAAATGAAGGAGGGACGTGGTATGTCTGACTTAAGTACCAGAAGAGCTTGTAGTTTCTTGCGAAAAAGGGGCCGCATCGCCGTCGAATGACATGCCACTAAACGCGGTGATTTCCTTGATGACCTCGAAGTATGCCATCCCCAGGTGTCGGGGGGCTACTTCATCCTCCGCGAACTCCACGGTGGAGTCATCCACCAGTTTCGGATAAACCATGCCCTTCTGCGCAATGAAAAACATAAAGTCTTCCAGCGCCTCCGGGCTTTTCAGGAACATATCAGCCATTCCCTGAGGGTTGTCCTTGTTCTTCACCAGTTCGGGAACCGGCAGAAGTCCAGCCGCATACCCCAGGAACATATCAGGAGAAAGCCGGCGAATGGTTACGCCGACTTCCTGCCCGTCTTCCGCCTTCACGGTAATCGTCTTTTCAGTTGCCGTCCTCCATGCGCTTGCCTTCCTAACCCTCACTCTAAGCCCCCCTAGCTGACAAAATCAGGATAGGTATTCTCGATGACACACTGAATGGTATAGCCCGAACTCAGATCGTTGTCCGCAATGCCCTTCGCTTCAGCGACAATCGGCCCCAGGTCGCCCATCAGTGGTGCGAACGCCGCATATTTGAACGCTGGGACGCTCCACGTCATTGTGTACTTGTGCCCACAGGCAATCGCCGTTGCATGGGTGAACTTTACGACGAAGGGGCGCTGGGTTTGATTGAGGAACGCATTGAATTCTGTGTTGTCGTTCCAGAGCACGCTAAGATCTATCGTTACATCGCGCTTTTCGGTCCTGACAATTTTAGTGGCGTCTCGAGTTCCCGAAAGCGTGTGGCGTGGAGTTAGATGATTGTCAATTCCGATGGTGATGCCTTCAAGGTCAGTGTTGGCGGCTTGGTCGATGGTGATCACGGCATCCCAGGTTGTGTAGGAGGGGGTGATCCCAAAAGCTGGCGTGGTCCGCGCCGCCTGCGTCATGCCCTTCCCAACAACGTTCAGGGTGAGCTTGGGTATCTGTGTGCTTACAGAGAATTCAAGCTGCCCACTGGCCACCGCTATACCGCTATACTGCTGCGCGTAGGGTGTATCATCTGTGTCGTCACGCCAGACTTCTAGGGTGAAGGGCGGTACGTCACAAGCTGCAGACCACCGCGAAGTCGCGGGCTTGAACGTATGTTCGTAGTAGGCGTAGGCATCAATTTCGGTCTTGGGTACTGCAATCTCATCCGAGAGGTTGGAAGAGGTTAGGGCAGTGACTGAACCATAGATATTCTCTGTATAGTATGTAACTTCATTGACCGCAATCGTGGGAACCTCATTTTCCTCGTGTAATCCCGTTGTGGCAATCGCCGAGACGCTTGCGAAGTGCTGGCCGGTCGTCTTCGTACCATTAGTAGCAAAGACCAGCGTTTCGGTTATGTCGTTTCCGTACTCATCCTTGCCCGTGATGGTGATTTCACCATCACCCGTCGTGCCGCCGTCCACAATAAATTCAAGACGGCTGGCTACTGAGGGTTGTGTGGTCAGCGACATAGAAACCAGCGCTGGGGTGGCTGCAAGTAAGGCTGTCGGGCTTATTGTGACGTTCTCATCCTGTGCCGCGCCATGACGGTCAGTTCCCGTGACTGCAATCATACCGGTATTGTCCGTGCCTTCGGATACCGTAATCCGCAGCTTCGAGGCAATACCAGGCGTTGTAAACACCAGTGTATCGGTAGCCTCGGCACGTTCAGAAACGGTGCGCAGGGACTTCAGCGTAATGGTCGGCGGGGTTGCCTCATCGTGCAGGTCGGTTGTAACAACGCTGGTAATCGCACTGAATACCTTCGTTGTTACCTGCGTCCCATTGCCGGAAAAGGTCAGGGTTTCATCCGTATCTTCCCCCGCTGAATCTTTCCCGTTGATCTTTACCGTACCCGTTCCATCCGTGCCCCCCGACACGGTAACGATGACCCGGCTGGAAACCGGCGGGGCATATTCAACGGCCATTGTTGCTTCCGCTGAAGCCGAAAGCAAGGTAAACGTGTCAATGTTCTTCGTGCTCGGAGCCGCACCAAACAAACCCATCAAGAAATAGGCTGACTTGAGCGGGTCCATTTCGATAGCGAATGAACCAGAAACAGCGTTGACCCCTTCGCGGGCTTGGGGATGGTCCCAATCACCGCGAATCGTGTCTTGCACAAGTAAATCCTTTGTCTGGGCTATGGTCTCTCCCGGCAAGATAGGGATATAATGCTTGGCTGCTACGGCAGTTCCCCAGGAACTCTCGCGGGCGAACCCCACATGCCCCAGTGCTCCTTCGGGCATGATTACCGCCTCCCACTTCTACGCCGGGGTTTGACCGATGGCGGTTTGACCACGGCTACGGCTTCTTTTTCCTGCGGCTTGGTTACTTGAGGCCGATAGAAACCACAGGCTTCCCATGCGGCCACCTCATTCTTGGGCACATGAATCACATCACCACACCTGTAGAGTCCGCCCTTGATCTGGTGTGGCTCGGGCCTACCGAAAATAAGTCGAATCATCTTGTCGCTTGAACCTCCACGGCAAAGGTAATCAGGATCGCTTCGCAGGCAAGTTTCAGCGTCGCTTCAAGAAAGCGTCCTGTCGGGTCGTCATAGATGACATCCATGACATAGCTATTGACTATCCGGGCCTCGGCTAGGGAAAGACCGTCTAGCTTACGATGCGCCCACAAGCTCGCGGCGATTGCCTCTCCTTCGTCAACTGTCTCCTTGTACGCTTCTTCGTCTACCGCTATGGGGCGCAGGTAGAGAATCTCGAAATTGTAGGTCTGCCGGACATGCGTACTGGAAGAAGCTATCGTCTGCTCTACATTGGAAACTCTTTTCGGCATAATGAAGAGCGCGGGAATACTAGTGTCCAGCGGCGGTTCGGGGAGAGTAGAGAGTTGCCCAAAGGAACAAACAACGAGTTTATGGCTTGTTTTATGCTGGGAGTAAAGAAGGTCCCGTATCTTGTATCCGATGGCCCTAGCGTGATATTTCAAGTAGTGATCCTCCCCAGCAATGCCCGGAACTCCTGTTCAACCGCCTGCAATACTTTGAGCGCATTTCGCTCCGCTACGAGGCGCATGAAGGGCCTCCCCGCGCCCTTACCAGACCCAACCCACATGCCCGGAGGTCGATAGCCCCACCTGTCGCGGGTCTGCATAACCGCAAAACCATGCCTGATCGCCCAGCCCAATAACCGCGGGGATACGGCGAAGGGAACCCATTTTCTGAAGCCCTGGTGGTGGCTAAGAGCGTAGTAACCTGTACCACCCCGCGCATCCTGCGCAGCTATATCGTTGAATACCCTGCCGACAACCTCGGCAATACTGCCAACCCTGATTTCCTCTACAGAAGACTCTGTGGCATCGCGCATAGCACCGGTATCCACAAGACTCTGCCGCTCAATCTCTTCCCGAACCTCTTTCTTGAGCCGAACGGTCTCCAAGTGGAAGACGCGCAATAGGGCGGGAAGGGCTTCCTGATTGAGTTGGTTGACAGCCTTCTCAATCTCGGGGGATATAACCTCGATGTAGAAGACGTTCGCGGGAGTCCCGCTCTGCACACTCACTTACGTCTTTACCTTCTTGCACACGCATTTCAGGTATAGCTTCCGCCCCAGCATGTCTTCGGGCGGGACGATGACTGCATATTTATGCGTAGTACTGCCTATCTTCTGCTGGAACTGGTCGCCCTGCGTGATATCATCCCGGTAGTGCAGGTAGATGACATATGGCATCTCGCCTATATGCCCCAGCCAAGTGGTTCTATCCTTGAACCCCCCCGCTTGAATGAAACAGGGGACATCGGAGGCATTGAGTTTATATTTAGCCGATTTGGGTTGCAAGGTGTTTGTAACCATCTCGGAACTGGCCTTATAGTGGTCGGCGATATGAGGGAGGTTCATACGGCTCCAACCCTGTAGCGAATGTACGGGCCTAAGAGAAACTTCGCCTGGTCGGGAAGGTCTGTCGGTTCCCGCCACGCAGGTGACCGTTGCCAGGTGTAGTCGCCTATCCTTTCGGTGGTCAAATCGCCGGCGCGATCCCGATACCAGACGGCGATCAACTGCTTTGCCGCGGCCTTGACATCATGGGGGACACTTGCCGTATCCGCACAATACCCGACTTTGTAGGCTATCTCGATACTCTGTGGCGCAGAAGAAAACCGGGATAATGTCTGTGAATCGGTGCGCAGCTTGATTCGGCCCTCATCGGCGTAAAGAAGATAATCGGTCGGACTAAGCACCCGCGCCGTGCCCGTGTAGGGATTGTCCCTGAGTTGGGTAATGGACCGTATCGGATAATAGTCTGTGTAACACTCGTCGGTCCCTGTGCCGTCATGCTTCTCGGGGATCTCAATGGTGGCAACCTCATATTCGACAAAGTAGCAGCTACAAAACCGCTCGATAACGTCTGTGGCCGAATTCACCATAGCCGTGAGAAGAGCGTCGCGGCCCGTATCCTCGGAGTCTATTTCGAGATACTGCTTAATCTCAGTAAGCGAAACAAGTGCGCGGGTATCCGCTGCCATGGGTTATACCACCTTGGCCTATCTCTTGCGAGGTCGGCCCCTTTTCATTTGACGGTTCACAGGGGCTTCGACCATTTCCACTACCGGTTCGGGAGCGGTCTTTGTAGTTTCCTCACTCGGATCTTCAATGATTTCAAACCAGTAGGGATGCGTGTCCACTAAATGATGTGCGAGAACTTCAGGAAGCTCTTGCGGTTCTTGGCTGGGAAGGATTCGGCTGATTCCCGCCCAAGGTGCGCCACTCCAGGCGTGATTACATCTAACCTTGACGGTTTTCACTCGCTAACAGACTCCTTTGGTGCTGATTCGGGCACGGATTTCGATTCCTGATCCTCAATGTGCTGGACTATTTGCTCAATCTCAATCATCGCGCCCTGCATTTTGAGTAGTATCGCGGTTAGGCGATTGATCTGCTCCTGTGCGGCTCTGCATTCGCTTGCCAAAGCTGCCTTGCGTTCCTCCAGATATGTCTTCACTCTAATCCTCCTCCAAGGAAGGGGAGGCCCCAAGGCCCCCCCTGTACTGTTAGCCGTCGGCGTAGAGCTGGATGTGGTAGAGCGTGTCGTTGAACCTGACTTTGATCGTGCCCGCCTTGGTTTGGCCCGACTTGTCGCTGTTCGTGGTTAGACTGTGCGTTCCGAGGGCTTCGGTTCCGTAGATGAGCGAATCCCAGGCCACGTTACCTTCGTGATTGTGTGCGTAGATTACCGAAGGACCGTTGGTGACCGTCCCGTGCAAACTGTTGATTGCCCGCAGAACAGCGGCAGGACCCGCGATGGTCCCAGTGTAACCGCTATCAGACTGCAGCTTGCCTTCGTAAGCAACGAACGTCCCTGTCAAGTCGCCAGCCTCGCCCGTACCGCGTTTCCACGGACCTGCGAAGATGCCGTGGATGCTCGTGCCTGGAAACGTGTCGTTGATCCTCGGTTCAACCTCAAGCCCCACAAGGCCATGTGTAAGAGCAACGCCTGCCCCCGGCTTGATCTGCACACCGACAATGCTTGCATCCTCGGTGAAGGTTTGCGAGTTGAGCCGCACGTTCTTATCGCTATCCGTCGTCTTAAGCAAAAGATGGCTTTCTGCGGGGGCGGTTATGCTTGAAGCCGTTACAGGTCCATCGAAGCAGCCCGCCGTGGTGAATTGCGCCTGCAATTCATCCAGAATGGTCTGCAGGTCTTTTGATTCCCAACCCCTAGCGGTGGAAGTGAAATCGTTCGCCAAGGGTAATCACTCCTTTCAGAAAACAGGAAAGAGGGGGTTCCGAAGAACCCCCAGTTCTACACAGTGATGTTGTAAACCACGAAGCCGCCCGGCGAAATGCCGCTGGAGAGCCAGAGTCCCTGGAACCCAAGGGCACGGAAGCTGGCGATCTTCGTCTGGTCGTACTGAATCGGTTCGTCAGATACCTTGATTCGCAAGGCATCCCAGTCGCCACCGACAAAAACATCCTTGTGGACGCAGATGATCGTACCATCGGTGTTGTTTTCGTCGGAAGCGTTCATCGTGTCGTCGTCATCGAGCAAGGGGAGCTGGCCGCTTACAATGATCGGGATTCCATCCAGTTTGGCAAGCTCACCCGTAAGGATGACGGCCTTGGGACCGTATTTGTCAAGCGTCTGGACTTCTGAGATGCTGTCAAGCAGCTTGATGTAGGTCTCGACGTTGGTGATGTAAACAAGCCGATCCGGGCTTGCGCCCCACTTGCCCATCTTGCCGCGTCCACCGCGAAGCAGCGAGTTTTTCAACCCGCCGGACCCGTCAATGAACCTGGTGGCGTCACCATGGAAAGCATGACGGAGACCATCGCAAATGGACCATTTATACCCTGCTGAGGTCCCCCCACCGGCCGTGGTGATGTTGCTCGAGGTGGACATATCGCCATTGATCAGTGCGTATTCCTCGGCCTCCCGGTGCGCAATCACGATATTGCGCCTGAACGCCGGAAGCAAGGGGATGATTGAGCGCAGGTCCAACTCATGGCTAAACCGCGACAGCGTACCGAGGAAGTAGGCCGTAATCGACACATCGCCGGTCCCCAACTGGCTCGCCGTAGCCGAGGTCTGTTCGGTATCGGCGGTGTTCTCAGCTACCGCATAGACAGTCACGTCGCTGATTCTTGTCGGCCACTTGAAGGGGTTGGTGGGCATTTCAACAAACTCGAAGAGACCGCGAACCTT
Encoded here:
- a CDS encoding phage major capsid protein, producing MPRLHCCGSPERRTVTMSKAIEDQLKGLGFDKAEDAILALKTYREKANSEDGSDVAVAKQIAKEIIDEFNAAEKDRNAKPVEFPTGVDSDPAETIAKDAEAYNVLLDASMLAVITNSSRMRNIMEPLTLRQALAQFEGPGKRVLRAMDTAEQAGGKEWFYTALSRQLREEIRLETKVRGLFEFVEMPTNPFKWPTRISDVTVYAVAENTADTEQTSATASQLGTGDVSITAYFLGTLSRFSHELDLRSIIPLLPAFRRNIVIAHREAEEYALINGDMSTSSNITTAGGGTSAGYKWSICDGLRHAFHGDATRFIDGSGGLKNSLLRGGRGKMGKWGASPDRLVYITNVETYIKLLDSISEVQTLDKYGPKAVILTGELAKLDGIPIIVSGQLPLLDDDDTMNASDENNTDGTIICVHKDVFVGGDWDALRIKVSDEPIQYDQTKIASFRALGFQGLWLSSGISPGGFVVYNITV
- a CDS encoding phage tail tube protein, which produces MPEGALGHVGFARESSWGTAVAAKHYIPILPGETIAQTKDLLVQDTIRGDWDHPQAREGVNAVSGSFAIEMDPLKSAYFLMGLFGAAPSTKNIDTFTLLSASAEATMAVEYAPPVSSRVIVTVSGGTDGTGTVKINGKDSAGEDTDETLTFSGNGTQVTTKVFSAITSVVTTDLHDEATPPTITLKSLRTVSERAEATDTLVFTTPGIASKLRITVSEGTDNTGMIAVTGTDRHGAAQDENVTISPTALLAATPALVSMSLTTQPSVASRLEFIVDGGTTGDGEITITGKDEYGNDITETLVFATNGTKTTGQHFASVSAIATTGLHEENEVPTIAVNEVTYYTENIYGSVTALTSSNLSDEIAVPKTEIDAYAYYEHTFKPATSRWSAACDVPPFTLEVWRDDTDDTPYAQQYSGIAVASGQLEFSVSTQIPKLTLNVVGKGMTQAARTTPAFGITPSYTTWDAVITIDQAANTDLEGITIGIDNHLTPRHTLSGTRDATKIVRTEKRDVTIDLSVLWNDNTEFNAFLNQTQRPFVVKFTHATAIACGHKYTMTWSVPAFKYAAFAPLMGDLGPIVAEAKGIADNDLSSGYTIQCVIENTYPDFVS